Proteins found in one Oncorhynchus mykiss isolate Arlee chromosome 17, USDA_OmykA_1.1, whole genome shotgun sequence genomic segment:
- the LOC110493788 gene encoding beta-1,3-galactosyl-O-glycosyl-glycoprotein beta-1,6-N-acetylglucosaminyltransferase 3-like yields the protein MGPLRPSLSHICFFRNLFLILMSALISLLLWNTLRRPTCSERSPLPAPDLLPQDYADDLPACSAIIRGDLKGIDKEQLRRLLKTKNKPKLLSEAFYHDVTRNCKTYVTGRGFIMMPLSVEERDFPIAYSMVVHEKIEMFERLLRAVYTPQNVYCVHVDQKSSEEFRTAVKAIVTCFTNVFVASKTESVVYASWSRVQADLNCMKDLLKSPVQWKYLLNTCGTDFPIKTNAEMVQSLKLLNGRNSMESETTVDYKKHRWQYQHNITNNIVVRTDVTKSPPPISTPMFSGNAYFVVSRDFVHHVFDSQEVRALLEWERDTYSPDEHLWATLQRMPSVPGSNPPHVKYHESDMNAIARMVKWSYLEGDVRKGAPYPPCSGASRRAVCVYGAGDLRWLLQHHHLIANKFDPEVDDVAVRCLESYLRFKATYGSSGSIWKKLRNEKGLHIP from the coding sequence ATGGGTCCTCTTAGGCCATCATTATCACATATATGCTTCTTCAGAAACCTCTTTCTCATCCTAATGTCTGCTTTAATCTCACTTCTCCTCTGGAACACTCTGAGACGCCCAACCTGTTCTGAGAGAAGCCCACTCCCAGCACCTGACCTCCTGCCACAAGACTACGCAGACGACCTGCCTGCCTGCTCAGCCATCATCAGAGGAGACCTGAAGGGCATCGACAAGGAGCAGCTCAGAAGACTTCTGAAAACAAAGAATAAGCCCAAGCTTCTGTCTGAGGCGTTCTACCACGACGTGACCCGAAACTGTAAAACGTACGTTACAGGCAGAGGGTTCATCATGATGCCCCTgagtgtggaggagagagacttcCCCATCGCCTACTCCATGGTGGTCCATGAGAAGATTGAGATGTTTGAGCGACTCCTGCGTGCCGTGTACACACCTCAGAATGTATATTGCGTGCATGTGGACCAGAAATCCTCAGAAGAATTCAGGACTGCAGTAAAGGCTATTGTGACTTGTTTTACCAATGTGTTTGTGGCAAGTAAGACAGAGAGTGTGGTTTACGCATCGTGGTCTCGAGTGCAGGCAGATCTAAACTGTATGAAGGACCTGTTGAAGTCACCTGTCCAGTGGAAGTACCTGCTCAATACCTGTGGAACAGATTTCCCCATTAAAACCAACGCAGAAATGGTTCAGTCACTCAAACTGCTCAACGGGAGGAACAGCATGGAGTCTGAGACAACTGTTGACTATAAGAAACACCGGTGGCAGTATCAGCACAATATAACCAATAACATAGTAGTCAGAACAGACGTTACGAAGAGCCCTCCTCCAATCAGCACCCCCATGTTTTCCGGAAATGCCTATTTCGTGGTCTCCAGGGACTTTGTCCATCACGTGTTTGACAGCCAGGAGGTTCGGGCCCTGCTGGAGTGGGAGAGGGACACCTACAGTCCTGATGAGCACCTGTGGGCCACTCTGCAGCGCATGCCCTCAGTGCCAGGGTCTAACCCTCCTCATGTCAAGTACCATGAATCAGACATGAACGCCATCGCTCGCATGGTAAAGTGGAGTTACCTGGAAGGAGATGTGAGGAAAGGAGCCCCATATCCACCCTGCTCCGGTGCCTCCaggagagctgtgtgtgtctatggggCTGGAGATCTACGGTGGCTCCTACAACACCACCACCTCATCGCTAACAAGTTTGACCCAGAGGTGGATGATGTAGCAGTTAGATGTCTGGAGTCCTACCTTCGTTTCAAAGCAACATATGGTTCATCTGGAAGTATCTGGAAAAAGCTACGAAATGAGAAAGGTTTGCACATACCGTAa